One Stigmatella aurantiaca genomic region harbors:
- a CDS encoding lamin tail domain-containing protein produces the protein MVLLSLPGAAWAQAALSGQVKFSDGSIASGVTVYARVPSSTLAYRATADVAGMYSLQLIPGTYNVGVDFAFHNFNGMEPLVPALSISTPTPLNLTAHDIQLNGRVVNSSGQPVANVRLWGEAMSSGYDSDRELSPVSGADGRFQVRMLPGSYSSMQLEPPTGGPYVITPLPNQTFSSNTTQDFVLGSVIHLSGQVKFSDGSIAAGATVYARTSSGSATYRAATDAAGMYSLPFIPGTYSVGVEFTSPGFTGTALVFSSRTFSTSSTLDLTTQDIQLNGRVVNSSGQPVANVRLRGGVYRNDGWNGLSPVSGADGRFQVRMVPATYSSMQLEPPTGGPYVITLLPKQTFSGNTTQDFVLGSAISLSGQVKFSDGSIAAGATVYAQEPSSPIATYRAATDAAGMYSLPFIPGTYNVGVEFTSPGFTGSQTLLFSQPFSTHSTLNLTAQDIQLNGRVVNSSGQPVANVRLRGSMYRGIGWNELSALSGADGRFQVRMVPGTYSSMQLEPYTPAYLMAPLPIQTFSASLSQEFVIGDTNECMENNGGCHVNATCTNLPGSRTCACNAGYTGDGISCVEVPPGALTVTAPNGGEQWSTGSVRNITWTSSGVSQVNLRYSLDNGATWALIAANVPAGLGVYAWTLPASASSSALVRIADAQNGNLVDTSNATFTVTSGRVILNELLANEPGSATAGEFVELVNVGSTAMDLSGWVLWDATEVRHTFASGTVLAPGKALVVFGAASGMPPCSCTSNAVASTTGSLSLGNTGDAVTVKNAAGTVIDTFTYSSALAAADGVSMNRSPDAQPGGSFMLHNTLSPLSASAGKRANGSSF, from the coding sequence ATGGTGTTGCTGTCACTCCCTGGCGCCGCCTGGGCGCAAGCTGCCCTGAGCGGGCAGGTGAAGTTCTCCGATGGCAGCATCGCGTCGGGAGTGACCGTTTATGCCAGGGTGCCATCGAGCACCCTGGCGTATCGGGCCACCGCGGACGTAGCCGGTATGTACTCGCTGCAGTTGATTCCAGGCACCTACAACGTCGGCGTCGACTTCGCCTTCCACAACTTCAATGGAATGGAGCCCCTGGTCCCCGCCCTGTCCATCAGCACTCCCACCCCGCTCAATCTGACGGCCCACGACATCCAGCTCAATGGCCGGGTCGTCAACAGCAGCGGCCAGCCGGTGGCCAACGTGCGCTTGTGGGGCGAGGCGATGAGTAGCGGCTACGACTCGGATCGTGAGCTGTCTCCCGTGTCTGGAGCCGACGGCCGCTTCCAGGTGCGCATGCTTCCTGGCTCCTACTCCTCGATGCAGTTGGAGCCTCCCACGGGGGGCCCCTATGTCATCACGCCGCTTCCGAATCAGACGTTCTCGAGCAACACCACGCAGGACTTCGTCCTGGGCAGTGTCATCCACCTCTCTGGGCAGGTGAAGTTCTCCGACGGCAGCATCGCGGCGGGAGCGACCGTTTATGCCAGAACATCCTCGGGCAGCGCCACGTACCGGGCGGCCACGGATGCAGCCGGTATGTACTCGCTGCCGTTCATCCCTGGTACCTACAGCGTCGGTGTTGAGTTCACCTCACCCGGCTTCACGGGCACGGCGCTCGTGTTTTCCTCCCGGACCTTCAGCACCAGCAGCACACTCGATCTGACGACCCAGGACATCCAGCTCAACGGCCGGGTCGTCAACAGCAGCGGCCAGCCGGTGGCCAACGTGCGCCTGCGGGGCGGGGTGTATCGCAACGACGGCTGGAATGGGCTGTCGCCTGTGTCTGGAGCCGACGGCCGCTTCCAGGTCCGTATGGTTCCAGCCACCTACTCCTCGATGCAGTTGGAGCCTCCCACGGGTGGCCCCTATGTCATCACGCTGCTTCCGAAGCAGACGTTCTCGGGCAACACCACGCAGGACTTCGTCCTGGGCAGTGCCATCAGCCTCTCCGGGCAAGTAAAGTTCTCCGACGGCAGCATCGCGGCGGGAGCGACCGTCTATGCCCAGGAACCCTCGAGCCCCATCGCCACGTACCGGGCGGCCACGGATGCAGCCGGTATGTACTCGCTGCCGTTCATCCCTGGCACCTACAACGTCGGCGTTGAGTTCACCTCACCCGGCTTCACGGGCTCGCAGACCCTGCTGTTCTCCCAGCCCTTCAGCACCCACAGCACACTCAACCTGACGGCCCAGGACATCCAGCTCAACGGCCGGGTCGTCAACAGCAGCGGCCAGCCGGTGGCCAACGTGCGCCTGCGGGGCTCGATGTATCGCGGCATTGGCTGGAATGAGCTGTCTGCTCTGTCTGGAGCCGACGGCCGCTTCCAGGTACGCATGGTTCCAGGCACCTACTCCTCGATGCAGCTTGAGCCGTACACCCCCGCGTACCTGATGGCACCGCTGCCGATCCAGACGTTCTCCGCTTCCCTCAGCCAGGAGTTTGTCATCGGCGACACCAACGAGTGCATGGAGAACAACGGCGGGTGCCATGTGAACGCCACTTGCACGAACCTCCCCGGCTCGCGCACGTGCGCCTGCAACGCCGGCTACACGGGCGATGGCATCAGCTGCGTGGAGGTTCCTCCCGGGGCGCTGACCGTCACCGCCCCCAACGGCGGCGAGCAGTGGTCCACGGGCTCCGTCCGGAACATCACCTGGACATCCTCCGGGGTGAGTCAGGTGAACCTCCGGTATTCGCTCGACAACGGCGCCACCTGGGCGCTCATCGCCGCCAACGTGCCGGCCGGCTTGGGCGTTTATGCCTGGACGCTGCCTGCCTCGGCTTCCTCGAGCGCCCTCGTGCGCATCGCGGACGCCCAGAACGGCAACCTCGTGGATACCAGCAACGCCACGTTCACCGTGACCTCCGGGCGTGTCATCCTCAATGAGCTCCTCGCCAACGAGCCCGGCTCGGCCACCGCTGGCGAGTTCGTCGAGCTGGTCAACGTGGGCAGCACCGCCATGGATCTCAGCGGCTGGGTTCTCTGGGACGCCACGGAGGTGCGCCACACGTTTGCTTCCGGCACCGTGCTTGCTCCGGGCAAGGCCTTGGTGGTGTTCGGTGCGGCCTCCGGTATGCCGCCGTGCTCCTGTACGTCCAATGCCGTGGCCTCCACCACTGGCAGCCTCAGCCTGGGCAACACCGGCGACGCGGTCACCGTGAAGAACGCCGCTGGCACCGTCATCGACACCTTCACCTATTCCAGCGCATTGGCGGCGGCCGATGGCGTGTCGATGAACCGCAGCCCGGATGCCCAGCCGGGGGGCAGCTTCATGCTGCACAACACGCTCTCGCCTCTCTCTGCCTCGGCGGGCAAGCGCGCGAACGGCTCCTCCTTCTAA
- a CDS encoding PspC family transcriptional regulator, with amino-acid sequence MGIKLGGVGKLFKGGGKIPDFKPSAPKPQAPKPDAKPTFTPRPDINGKPQSNKPDFKPQAPKPDTKPQFTPRPDINGKPQINKPDFNLDSLKPGGLNKPGGLNKPDFNLDSLKPGGLNKPHGLGNGLGNGLGGVGDVFGGIAEGAAGLAGAGLDAASMLGMMAPQMMAPMMDPYAAGGLPPELGMMGPGPAMDPYAAGGLPPELGMMGPGPVMDPSLAGGLFPAETLAPTAGGFGGPAVDASGQSGSGLSALLDTVANAVSAVTQVAEAVTSLVDQASGANALPSLAKTVAEAVKAPQTPQF; translated from the coding sequence ATGGGCATCAAACTCGGTGGTGTTGGCAAACTCTTCAAGGGCGGCGGCAAGATTCCGGACTTCAAGCCCAGCGCTCCCAAGCCCCAGGCTCCCAAGCCGGACGCGAAGCCCACCTTCACCCCGCGCCCGGACATCAACGGCAAGCCCCAGTCCAACAAGCCGGACTTCAAGCCCCAGGCTCCCAAGCCGGACACGAAGCCCCAGTTCACCCCGCGCCCGGACATCAACGGTAAGCCCCAGATCAACAAGCCGGACTTCAACCTGGACAGCCTCAAGCCGGGCGGACTGAACAAGCCGGGCGGGCTCAACAAGCCGGACTTCAACCTGGACAGCCTCAAGCCGGGCGGGCTCAACAAGCCGCACGGGCTGGGCAATGGGCTGGGCAATGGGCTGGGCGGCGTGGGCGATGTCTTCGGCGGAATCGCCGAAGGTGCCGCCGGGCTGGCCGGGGCCGGGCTCGATGCCGCCTCCATGCTCGGCATGATGGCGCCGCAGATGATGGCGCCCATGATGGACCCCTACGCCGCCGGTGGCCTGCCCCCGGAACTCGGCATGATGGGGCCGGGCCCCGCGATGGACCCGTACGCCGCCGGTGGCCTGCCCCCGGAGCTGGGCATGATGGGACCGGGCCCCGTGATGGACCCGTCTTTGGCCGGTGGCCTGTTCCCGGCGGAGACCCTGGCCCCCACTGCCGGCGGCTTCGGCGGCCCCGCCGTGGACGCCAGCGGCCAGTCCGGCTCGGGCCTGAGCGCCCTGCTGGACACGGTGGCCAACGCCGTCTCCGCCGTCACCCAGGTGGCCGAGGCCGTGACGAGCCTCGTGGATCAGGCCAGCGGCGCGAACGCCCTGCCCTCGTTGGCCAAGACCGTCGCCGAGGCCGTGAAGGCCCCGCAGACCCCGCAGTTCTGA
- a CDS encoding tail fiber domain-containing protein, whose protein sequence is MFLRGAGVVLGCIAGVVASGCGSESPQRPVEVSTGLALDGEAIRVVYGDGPGTAVEGNDPRLNAIHNGTEPQDASFAVTGTGTVTGRLTAGTEVVLEAKAPTASLTPLLRVRNTTGGDTEPAWDGFSLFTVDSAGGLLARGEMGFGTIPFSGKGYRMMWYPHKASFRAGYAETQWDDANIGFFSWAGGNLTVASAYGAFAHGDQCEATGTVAVCLGSANKASGTASIATGASTTASGFGSVSMGYTNVASGQGAVALGYRTTANADYSTALGYRVSSGGFTGSFIWGDQSTTSTTSATNSASNQFMVRAAGGVRLRTQSNLGTGCDLPAGSGAFACTSDRDTKEDFRRVNAEEVLAKVAGMTVESWRYKTEAAGVRHVGPVAQDFRAAFGLGLDDKSIGMLDIDGVNMVAIQALERRTQELNAKSAEVDALKSQVTDLQRSVERLEAAMNALSAKAER, encoded by the coding sequence ATGTTTCTTCGAGGCGCCGGAGTTGTTTTGGGGTGTATCGCCGGAGTGGTGGCCAGCGGCTGTGGTTCCGAAAGCCCCCAGCGGCCGGTGGAGGTGAGCACGGGCCTGGCGCTGGACGGCGAGGCGATCCGTGTCGTCTACGGCGACGGTCCGGGCACGGCCGTGGAGGGGAATGATCCACGGCTCAACGCCATCCACAATGGGACGGAGCCGCAGGACGCATCGTTCGCGGTGACGGGGACGGGCACGGTGACGGGCCGGCTGACCGCGGGCACCGAGGTGGTTCTCGAGGCGAAAGCCCCAACGGCCTCACTGACGCCGCTGCTGCGCGTACGAAACACCACGGGGGGGGACACCGAACCGGCTTGGGACGGGTTCTCGCTCTTCACGGTGGATTCGGCGGGCGGCCTGCTGGCGCGCGGAGAGATGGGCTTCGGAACCATCCCCTTCTCGGGAAAGGGGTACCGGATGATGTGGTACCCCCACAAGGCCTCCTTCCGCGCGGGCTATGCCGAGACGCAATGGGATGATGCCAACATCGGCTTTTTCTCCTGGGCGGGAGGGAACCTGACGGTGGCCAGCGCGTACGGCGCCTTCGCGCACGGCGACCAGTGTGAGGCCACCGGCACGGTCGCGGTCTGCCTGGGCTCCGCCAACAAGGCCAGCGGGACGGCGTCGATCGCCACGGGCGCCTCGACCACCGCGAGTGGTTTCGGCTCCGTGTCGATGGGCTACACCAACGTGGCCAGCGGGCAGGGGGCCGTGGCACTGGGGTATCGCACCACGGCGAACGCGGATTACTCCACGGCGTTGGGCTACCGGGTGAGCTCGGGGGGCTTCACCGGTTCGTTCATCTGGGGCGACCAATCCACGACCTCGACCACCTCCGCGACGAACTCCGCATCCAACCAGTTCATGGTGCGTGCGGCGGGTGGGGTGCGGTTGCGCACCCAGAGCAATCTGGGCACGGGGTGCGACCTGCCCGCGGGCTCCGGGGCTTTCGCGTGTACCTCGGACCGCGACACCAAGGAGGACTTCCGCCGGGTGAATGCGGAGGAGGTGCTGGCGAAGGTGGCCGGGATGACGGTGGAGAGTTGGCGCTACAAGACCGAGGCGGCGGGCGTGCGGCACGTGGGCCCGGTGGCCCAGGACTTTCGCGCGGCCTTCGGTCTGGGCCTGGATGACAAGAGCATCGGCATGCTCGACATCGACGGCGTGAACATGGTGGCCATCCAGGCGCTGGAGCGCCGCACGCAGGAGTTGAACGCGAAGAGCGCGGAGGTGGATGCGCTCAAGTCGCAGGTGACGGACCTCCAGCGCAGCGTCGAGCGGCTGGAGGCCGCCATGAACGCGTTGAGTGCGAAGGCGGAGAGGTAG
- a CDS encoding small ribosomal subunit Rsm22 family protein, translating to MSEAYSRDLERWIPRLIAVWRQARKKGDGPETRLTPQEVKEVGAGVKQLSLGLTRERQLAGAKYMDDPRLLGAYLLFYWPVSYAQARQALGELPNRPRQVLDLGSGPGPLAFAAMDAGAKEVTAADRSKPALALARALATEAGEALATREWDPTRKAPLPEGTYDLITMGHVLNELYGTGDGAIPPRAALLEQVLAQVKKGGSLLVLEPALRETSRALLKVRDVLVGKGYAVRAPCLFRGNCPALVKESDWCHAERPWPMPRVVEELARAAGLHKESLKMSYLMLAPAGEPWPEPTPGRLFRIVSESLEGKGRQRYIGCGPEGRLGLALQEKHRTEKNERFFKLQRGDVLSVTETEPKGDGLALDDRTEVRVVAPAGKGVPPPPAKDTP from the coding sequence ATGAGCGAGGCGTATAGCAGGGATCTGGAGCGCTGGATTCCGCGGCTCATCGCCGTCTGGAGGCAGGCCCGGAAGAAGGGGGATGGGCCCGAGACGCGTCTCACACCTCAAGAAGTGAAAGAGGTGGGGGCCGGGGTGAAGCAGCTGTCGCTCGGGCTCACCCGGGAGCGGCAGCTCGCGGGGGCCAAGTACATGGACGACCCCCGGCTCCTGGGCGCCTACCTGCTCTTCTACTGGCCGGTCTCCTACGCCCAGGCGCGCCAGGCGCTCGGGGAGCTGCCCAACCGCCCCCGGCAGGTGCTGGACCTGGGCAGCGGCCCCGGCCCCCTGGCCTTCGCCGCCATGGACGCGGGCGCCAAGGAAGTCACGGCGGCGGACCGGAGCAAGCCTGCCCTGGCCCTGGCACGCGCGCTGGCCACGGAGGCTGGGGAGGCGCTCGCCACGCGGGAGTGGGACCCGACGCGCAAGGCGCCCCTGCCCGAGGGCACGTACGATCTCATCACCATGGGCCACGTGCTCAACGAGTTGTACGGAACGGGGGACGGCGCCATCCCCCCCCGCGCCGCGCTGCTGGAGCAGGTGCTGGCCCAGGTGAAGAAGGGCGGAAGCCTGCTGGTGCTGGAGCCCGCGCTGAGGGAGACCTCCCGCGCCCTGCTGAAGGTCCGCGACGTGCTGGTGGGCAAGGGCTACGCGGTGCGGGCCCCGTGCCTCTTCCGGGGCAACTGCCCGGCGCTGGTGAAGGAGAGCGACTGGTGCCACGCGGAGCGGCCCTGGCCCATGCCCCGGGTGGTGGAGGAGCTGGCGCGGGCGGCGGGGCTGCACAAGGAGTCCCTGAAGATGAGCTACCTGATGCTGGCGCCCGCGGGCGAGCCCTGGCCGGAGCCCACGCCCGGGAGGCTCTTCCGCATCGTCTCCGAGTCCTTGGAGGGCAAGGGGCGCCAGCGCTACATCGGCTGCGGCCCCGAGGGGCGCCTGGGGCTCGCGCTCCAGGAGAAGCACCGCACGGAGAAGAACGAGCGCTTCTTCAAGCTCCAGCGCGGGGACGTCCTCTCGGTGACGGAGACCGAGCCCAAGGGTGACGGGCTCGCGCTGGATGACCGCACGGAAGTGCGGGTGGTGGCCCCTGCGGGCAAGGGTGTCCCGCCGCCACCGGCCAAAGACACACCCTGA
- a CDS encoding ABC transporter ATP-binding protein, with amino-acid sequence MISVRGLRKHYKVHKRPPGLKAAFRSLLRREYTAVKAVDGISFDIRPGERVGFLGPNGAGKTTTLKVLSGLLHPSEGEVTVDGHVPRHREAAFLKKIMLVMGQKQQLLWDLPPSETFELNRAIYDVPPAQFKQTLDELVGLLELEDLIHKPTRQLSLGERMKCELAAALIHRPQVLFLDEPTIGLDVSMQTTMRAFIKSYNERYGATLILTSHYMDDVAALCPRVIVIDKGLLSYDGGLDALVQRVRPEKRVMFRLAQPVEPARLEGLGRVVSHEPTSAVLQVPPEAVSATISRALAGLPVTDLTVENAPLEEVMSELFTENKVRRAAGRVGT; translated from the coding sequence ATGATCTCCGTTCGCGGCTTGCGCAAGCATTACAAGGTCCACAAGCGCCCGCCTGGCCTCAAGGCGGCCTTCCGCTCGCTCCTCCGCCGGGAGTACACCGCCGTGAAGGCCGTCGATGGCATCTCCTTCGACATCCGGCCCGGGGAGCGGGTGGGGTTCCTGGGCCCCAATGGCGCCGGCAAGACGACGACGCTCAAGGTGCTCTCCGGACTGCTCCACCCCTCCGAGGGGGAGGTGACGGTGGATGGCCATGTGCCCCGTCACCGGGAAGCCGCCTTTCTCAAGAAAATCATGCTCGTCATGGGGCAGAAGCAGCAGCTCCTCTGGGACTTGCCGCCCTCGGAGACGTTCGAACTCAACCGGGCCATCTACGACGTGCCGCCCGCCCAGTTCAAGCAGACGCTGGACGAGCTGGTGGGGCTTTTGGAGCTGGAGGACCTCATCCACAAGCCCACCCGGCAGCTGTCCCTGGGCGAGCGGATGAAGTGCGAGCTGGCCGCGGCCCTCATCCACCGGCCGCAGGTGCTCTTCCTGGACGAGCCCACCATCGGTCTGGATGTGTCGATGCAGACCACCATGCGCGCCTTCATCAAGTCCTATAACGAGCGGTACGGCGCCACGCTCATCCTCACCAGCCACTACATGGACGATGTGGCGGCGCTGTGCCCGCGCGTCATCGTCATCGACAAGGGGCTGCTCTCGTACGACGGGGGGCTGGACGCGCTGGTGCAGCGGGTGCGGCCGGAGAAGCGGGTGATGTTCCGGCTGGCCCAGCCCGTGGAGCCCGCGCGCCTGGAGGGGCTGGGGCGGGTGGTGTCGCACGAGCCCACCTCGGCGGTGCTCCAGGTGCCCCCGGAGGCCGTGAGCGCCACCATCAGCCGGGCGCTGGCGGGCCTGCCGGTGACGGACCTGACGGTGGAGAACGCGCCGCTCGAGGAAGTGATGAGCGAGCTGTTCACCGAGAACAAGGTGCGCAGGGCCGCGGGCCGGGTGGGCACATGA
- a CDS encoding ABC transporter permease, whose protein sequence is MSLRNAARAFPTMLRIGFSEALAYRAELLIWVVSTTMPLIMMALWTAVARDAPVGRYGTEGFIGYFLATFVVRQLTGSWAAWQINFETRQGTLSMRLLRPISPLWAYAAENLGAMPMRLLVAVPVALLSVYAIGREAVPQTAWGWPLLVVAIFGGWLITFLANVAIGTMVFYMESSQKLMDVYLVLFFVFSGYMYPVELFPPTLRAVADWLPFRYQIGFPVEVMTGAHGLLETLALLGRQWLWVLLLAVFSFSLWRRGVRRFAAYGG, encoded by the coding sequence ATGAGCCTGCGAAACGCCGCCCGGGCCTTTCCCACCATGCTGCGCATCGGCTTCTCCGAGGCGCTGGCCTACCGGGCCGAGCTGCTCATCTGGGTGGTGTCCACCACCATGCCCCTCATCATGATGGCGCTGTGGACGGCGGTGGCCCGGGATGCGCCCGTGGGGCGCTACGGCACGGAGGGCTTCATCGGCTACTTCCTGGCCACCTTCGTGGTGCGCCAGCTCACCGGCTCCTGGGCCGCCTGGCAGATCAACTTCGAGACCCGGCAGGGCACGCTGTCCATGCGGCTCTTGCGCCCCATCTCGCCCCTGTGGGCCTATGCGGCCGAGAACCTGGGCGCCATGCCCATGCGCCTGCTGGTGGCGGTGCCGGTGGCGCTGCTGTCGGTGTACGCCATCGGGCGCGAGGCGGTACCCCAGACGGCCTGGGGCTGGCCCCTGCTCGTGGTGGCGATCTTCGGCGGGTGGCTCATCACCTTCCTGGCCAACGTGGCGATTGGGACGATGGTGTTCTACATGGAGAGCAGCCAGAAGCTGATGGACGTGTACCTGGTGCTCTTCTTCGTCTTCTCTGGCTACATGTACCCGGTGGAGCTGTTTCCCCCCACGCTGCGCGCCGTGGCGGACTGGCTGCCGTTCCGCTACCAGATCGGCTTCCCCGTGGAGGTGATGACGGGGGCGCACGGGCTGCTGGAGACACTGGCGCTCCTGGGCCGGCAGTGGCTGTGGGTCCTGCTGCTGGCCGTCTTCTCCTTCTCGCTGTGGCGGCGGGGCGTGCGGCGCTTCGCGGCGTACGGAGGCTAG
- a CDS encoding ABC transporter permease, whose protein sequence is MIRRYLRLLGVQLRSSSLLVLQYRGDFVLEGLVSLFWTVTALAPLLVVYRGREAVAGWSFAEALLVVGWFTLLQGVLEGAITPSLNGVVDHIRKGTLDFVLLKPADAQFLVSTTRFLPWRATNVLSGVALFVYAFHLLDRAPSIPGLFISLVLLGSSTLLLYSLWILTVSAAFFVVRVDNLTYFFQSIFDAARWPSSVFKGTLSFVFTFIIPLALMTTFPAEAMLGRLPLHSLAAAVGGSWVFAYVARQVWLRSIGHYTSASS, encoded by the coding sequence ATGATTCGCCGCTACCTGCGCCTGCTGGGCGTCCAGCTGCGCTCCTCCAGCCTGCTCGTCCTCCAGTACCGGGGGGACTTCGTGCTCGAGGGGCTCGTGTCCCTGTTCTGGACGGTCACCGCGCTGGCGCCCCTGCTCGTGGTGTACCGGGGCCGCGAGGCCGTGGCGGGCTGGAGCTTCGCCGAGGCGCTGCTCGTGGTGGGCTGGTTCACGCTGCTCCAGGGCGTGCTGGAGGGCGCCATCACCCCCAGCCTCAACGGCGTGGTGGACCACATCCGCAAGGGCACGCTCGACTTCGTGCTGCTCAAGCCCGCGGACGCGCAGTTCCTGGTGTCCACCACGCGCTTCCTGCCGTGGCGCGCCACCAACGTCCTGTCGGGCGTGGCGCTCTTCGTCTACGCCTTCCACCTGCTGGACCGGGCCCCCTCCATCCCGGGGTTGTTCATCTCCCTGGTGCTGCTGGGCAGCAGCACGCTGCTGCTCTACTCGCTGTGGATTCTCACGGTGAGCGCCGCCTTCTTCGTGGTGCGGGTGGACAACCTCACCTACTTCTTCCAGTCCATCTTCGACGCGGCGCGTTGGCCCTCCTCCGTGTTCAAGGGGACGCTGTCGTTCGTCTTTACCTTCATCATTCCGCTGGCGTTGATGACGACGTTCCCCGCGGAGGCGATGCTGGGGCGTCTGCCCCTGCACTCCCTGGCCGCGGCCGTGGGCGGCTCGTGGGTGTTCGCCTATGTCGCGCGCCAGGTGTGGCTGCGCTCCATCGGGCACTACACGTCCGCCAGCAGTTGA
- a CDS encoding esterase/lipase family protein, translating into MKQKRPFLLAALAAGSLGMATPALAAAEKTTYPVVFAHGMAGFDNILGLDYWGDDYGTFVGDPCDEFLEVYCNDLINSGQKSFVAAVQPFESSEVRGLQLANQIESYMATSGARYVSLVGHSQGGIDIRKAARLLRERKGYTAVKALVSVSSPHRGSPVAQWVLKLGNGVTGVVDALARMFGDVIYGAGNDGYGAAKALTYNDFDAADGKTTGAKAFNAAYPISTNYASLYGSLMTAQTGLSVNPALYLVKEFFFDPDGDGYCVDDCDNDGAAGKGDGVSGDNDDDGLVGINSQQMGHRLRYTELSGLDTLSIDTSVGYVSNINAPSAAQMTSPSSLIIQDHMDVIGVGPDMFSEMEFYAAIFDYVAKND; encoded by the coding sequence ATGAAGCAGAAGCGCCCGTTCCTTCTGGCAGCGTTGGCCGCAGGTTCCCTCGGGATGGCCACCCCCGCGTTGGCCGCCGCCGAGAAGACGACCTACCCCGTGGTGTTCGCGCACGGCATGGCCGGCTTCGACAACATCCTGGGCCTGGATTACTGGGGAGATGACTACGGCACCTTCGTGGGCGACCCCTGTGACGAGTTCCTGGAGGTGTACTGCAACGACCTGATCAACTCCGGGCAGAAGTCGTTCGTCGCCGCCGTGCAGCCCTTCGAGAGCTCCGAGGTGCGCGGGCTCCAGCTGGCCAACCAGATCGAAAGCTACATGGCCACCTCGGGCGCCAGGTACGTGAGCCTCGTGGGCCACTCCCAGGGCGGCATCGACATCCGCAAGGCCGCGCGCCTGCTGCGGGAGCGCAAGGGCTACACCGCCGTGAAGGCGCTCGTGAGCGTCTCCTCGCCGCACCGCGGCTCGCCGGTTGCCCAGTGGGTGCTGAAGCTCGGCAACGGCGTCACCGGCGTCGTGGACGCGCTGGCGCGCATGTTCGGGGATGTCATCTACGGCGCGGGCAATGACGGCTACGGGGCCGCCAAGGCGCTCACCTACAATGACTTCGATGCGGCGGATGGGAAGACGACGGGGGCGAAGGCCTTCAACGCCGCCTATCCGATCAGCACCAACTATGCGTCGCTGTATGGCTCGCTGATGACCGCCCAGACGGGGCTCAGCGTCAATCCGGCCCTGTACCTGGTGAAGGAGTTCTTCTTCGATCCGGACGGGGACGGCTACTGCGTCGACGACTGCGACAACGACGGCGCCGCGGGCAAGGGCGACGGCGTGTCCGGCGACAACGATGACGACGGCCTGGTGGGCATCAACTCCCAGCAGATGGGCCACCGGCTGCGGTACACCGAGCTGTCGGGCCTGGACACGCTCTCCATCGACACCTCGGTGGGCTACGTGTCCAACATCAATGCGCCCAGCGCCGCGCAGATGACCTCCCCCTCCAGCCTCATCATCCAGGACCACATGGATGTGATTGGCGTGGGGCCCGACATGTTCAGCGAGATGGAGTTCTACGCGGCCATCTTCGACTACGTGGCGAAGAACGACTAG
- a CDS encoding RidA family protein yields MQRTLHASGSPWEPLVGYSRAVRVGPFIAVSGTTATDATGHIVGEGDPYAQTAQALRNLRSALEALGVGLEHVVRTRMFVTDISRWEEYGRAHGECFATVRPATSMVEVRKLIHPAMLVEIEADAIVPSP; encoded by the coding sequence ATGCAACGGACCCTTCATGCCTCCGGAAGCCCCTGGGAGCCCCTCGTGGGCTACTCGCGCGCCGTCCGGGTGGGGCCCTTCATCGCCGTCTCGGGCACCACCGCCACGGATGCCACGGGCCACATCGTCGGCGAGGGGGACCCCTATGCCCAGACGGCCCAGGCCCTGCGCAACCTCCGCTCCGCCCTGGAGGCCCTGGGGGTGGGGCTGGAGCACGTGGTGCGCACGCGCATGTTCGTGACGGACATCTCCCGCTGGGAGGAGTACGGCCGGGCCCATGGCGAGTGCTTCGCCACCGTGCGCCCCGCCACCTCCATGGTGGAGGTCCGCAAGCTCATCCACCCCGCGATGCTCGTGGAAATCGAGGCGGACGCCATCGTCCCCTCCCCGTGA